From a region of the Nonlabens sp. Hel1_33_55 genome:
- a CDS encoding carboxypeptidase regulatory-like domain-containing protein, giving the protein MNKSLQIFLFLGIILSSLASMGQGVTTSSINGRVLEGENEPLLGATIVAIHTPTGTTYGSVTDIEGYYRINNMRVGGPYNITITYVGKQDLALTNIFLQLGESEQINANLADSTNALDEIVIQAQRNGIFDSGKTGPETNISTREINTLPTTTRNIADLLRKTPEADVSEGGAITLAGQNNRYNSFYIDGTVQNDAFGLSGSGTNGGQVGVNPISLDAIESFSVNLAPFDVRQSGFAGGTINAITRSGTNEFSGSAYGYYRNENLAGKTPGGFDVDDREKLDEFTATLVGARIGGPIIENKLFFFVNYERQDEETPRFFNFDDYLGNATLADIQGLRQGLINTYGYDPGTFGNSSETLTSDKFTIRLDFNLDDQNTFTLKHNYVNAENASPSLSSPRGINFSNAGIFFPSETNSSTLEWRTTNGSNLSNNLVIGYTTVNDNRDPLGNPFPRVSLGDGPGGITFGSEAFSTGNILEQEVFTVTNNFEIQSGAHNITLGANFENFDVRNVFVRQNFGQYNFRSLADFNTYLDGTPGNEVDARFYDYSYSFLDPVGTSGDDIQAAAAAFNYSQIGVYAQDAWSLTDNFTMTYGVRFDVPFFSDGTVNEDFNNNSVAVLEAAGKDLQGARVGKPIKSQIHVAPRLGINWDVNGDRSTQIRGGIGVFTSRIPLVWPGGTYNNNGVSIGGVDERNFPGGVQFVGDPANQPIGNGAAPGSGELGGQIDLFAPDFKLPQVLKYNLGVDQELGVWGLIASADFLYNDVLSNVQYENVNIGAPVGTLNGADNRPFYSRNRIVGDYTAIYLGTNTNKGYSYNATFTLTKPVQNGFGASAAYTYGDGKELFDNTSSQNSSQWRNLVTVNGKNQASLTNSQFATGHRITASATYELDWNENIRTQFGLFYTGQNGARISYIYDQENTLLLGDDSRDNASIYVPANASEINLVPLVSGGQLFTAADQYAALDAFIENDEYLRGRRGQYAERNGSRASWNHSIDLKVLQDFSIYTGANREKRNTLQLSVDIFNVANLINKDWGEITQVPNFNEVELIRTESGGPNPTFTFDPNITNNDVEQIDDFGTRSSRWQMQIGARYIFN; this is encoded by the coding sequence ATGAACAAATCTTTACAGATTTTCCTTTTTCTAGGAATTATTTTAAGCTCGCTGGCCTCCATGGGACAAGGTGTAACCACATCTTCCATTAATGGTCGCGTTCTTGAAGGAGAAAACGAACCTCTTTTGGGAGCCACTATCGTTGCAATACATACACCTACAGGTACTACCTATGGGTCTGTAACAGACATTGAAGGATATTACCGCATCAACAACATGCGTGTAGGTGGTCCTTACAACATCACAATTACCTATGTAGGTAAGCAAGATCTTGCACTAACTAATATTTTCCTACAATTAGGAGAATCAGAGCAAATCAACGCAAACCTAGCTGACTCAACTAACGCTCTTGATGAGATCGTTATTCAAGCACAGCGTAACGGTATTTTTGATAGTGGTAAGACTGGTCCAGAGACTAATATCTCAACTCGTGAGATCAACACCCTTCCAACTACTACTCGTAACATAGCTGACCTTTTGAGAAAAACTCCTGAGGCAGATGTTAGTGAAGGTGGAGCTATTACTCTTGCTGGTCAAAACAACAGATATAACTCTTTCTATATCGACGGTACAGTACAGAATGATGCATTTGGTCTTTCCGGAAGCGGAACCAATGGTGGTCAAGTAGGTGTAAACCCTATTTCACTGGATGCTATTGAATCTTTCTCTGTAAACTTAGCACCATTTGACGTACGTCAATCTGGTTTTGCAGGTGGAACGATAAATGCCATCACAAGATCAGGAACAAACGAATTTTCAGGTAGTGCTTATGGTTACTACCGTAATGAAAATCTAGCTGGTAAAACACCAGGAGGTTTTGACGTTGATGACCGTGAAAAACTTGATGAGTTCACTGCTACTTTAGTAGGAGCTAGAATTGGTGGTCCAATTATCGAAAACAAGTTGTTCTTCTTTGTAAACTATGAAAGACAAGACGAAGAAACTCCTAGATTCTTTAATTTTGACGACTACCTAGGAAACGCTACACTAGCTGATATTCAAGGACTACGTCAAGGTTTGATCAATACTTATGGTTATGATCCAGGAACTTTTGGTAATAGTTCAGAAACATTGACATCTGACAAATTCACGATCCGTCTTGACTTTAACCTTGATGACCAAAATACTTTTACACTAAAGCATAATTATGTAAACGCAGAAAACGCAAGCCCAAGCCTGAGTAGCCCGCGTGGTATTAACTTTAGTAACGCTGGTATTTTCTTCCCATCAGAAACTAATTCTTCAACTCTTGAATGGAGAACTACTAACGGTTCTAATCTGTCTAATAACTTGGTTATTGGTTATACTACAGTTAATGACAACCGTGATCCACTTGGAAACCCATTCCCACGTGTATCGTTAGGTGACGGACCTGGAGGAATCACCTTTGGTTCTGAGGCTTTCTCAACTGGTAACATTCTTGAACAAGAAGTATTTACAGTAACCAACAATTTTGAAATTCAGTCAGGTGCTCACAACATTACCTTAGGAGCTAACTTTGAAAACTTTGATGTACGTAACGTATTCGTTCGTCAAAACTTTGGACAATATAACTTTAGAAGTTTAGCAGACTTCAACACTTATCTGGATGGAACTCCAGGAAATGAGGTAGATGCTAGATTCTATGACTACAGTTACTCTTTCCTTGATCCTGTAGGAACTTCTGGTGATGATATTCAGGCCGCTGCAGCAGCCTTTAATTATTCTCAAATAGGTGTTTACGCACAAGATGCATGGAGTTTGACTGATAACTTTACCATGACTTACGGAGTTCGTTTTGATGTACCATTCTTCTCTGATGGAACAGTTAACGAAGACTTCAATAATAATTCAGTAGCTGTACTTGAAGCTGCTGGAAAAGACTTGCAAGGCGCTAGAGTAGGTAAACCAATTAAGAGCCAAATACACGTAGCTCCTCGTTTAGGAATCAACTGGGATGTTAATGGAGATAGATCAACGCAAATACGTGGTGGAATTGGAGTGTTTACTTCAAGAATACCTTTAGTATGGCCAGGTGGAACTTACAACAACAATGGTGTTTCTATTGGAGGTGTTGATGAAAGAAATTTCCCAGGTGGTGTACAATTTGTAGGAGATCCTGCAAACCAGCCTATCGGTAACGGCGCAGCTCCAGGTAGTGGTGAGCTAGGTGGTCAGATTGACCTCTTCGCTCCAGATTTCAAACTACCTCAAGTATTAAAATACAATCTTGGAGTTGATCAAGAGTTAGGTGTTTGGGGATTGATTGCATCTGCAGACTTCTTGTATAACGATGTTTTGAGCAACGTACAATATGAAAACGTCAACATAGGTGCGCCAGTTGGTACACTAAATGGTGCCGACAATCGTCCATTCTACAGCCGAAATAGAATTGTTGGAGATTATACAGCAATCTACCTAGGAACTAATACGAATAAGGGTTATTCCTATAACGCTACATTTACTTTGACTAAACCAGTACAAAATGGTTTCGGAGCTAGTGCGGCTTATACTTATGGAGATGGTAAGGAGTTGTTTGACAACACTTCTTCTCAAAACTCAAGCCAGTGGAGAAACTTGGTTACCGTAAATGGTAAAAATCAAGCGAGCCTTACAAATTCTCAATTTGCAACAGGTCACCGTATAACTGCAAGTGCCACTTATGAGCTAGATTGGAATGAGAATATCCGTACTCAATTTGGACTGTTCTATACAGGACAGAATGGAGCTCGTATCTCTTACATCTATGATCAAGAAAACACTTTATTGCTAGGTGATGACTCTAGAGATAATGCTTCAATTTACGTTCCTGCAAATGCAAGTGAGATAAATTTAGTTCCATTGGTATCTGGTGGTCAATTATTCACAGCAGCAGATCAATATGCTGCGCTTGATGCATTCATTGAAAATGATGAATATTTGAGAGGACGTCGTGGTCAGTACGCAGAACGTAACGGTAGCCGTGCTTCATGGAATCACTCTATTGACCTGAAAGTTTTACAAGACTTCTCTATCTATACTGGAGCAAACAGAGAAAAGAGAAACACTTTACAACTTTCTGTTGACATTTTTAACGTAGCAAACTTGATCAACAAAGATTGGGGCGAGATTACTCAAGTACCTAACTTTAATGAGGTTGAGTTGATCAGAACTGAATCTGGAGGTCCTAACCCAACGTTTACATTCGATCCTAATATCACAAATAATGATGTTGAGCAGATCGATGACTTTGGTACAAGATCTTCAAGATGGCAAATGCAAATAGGTGCTAGATATATTTTCAACTAG
- the mfd gene encoding transcription-repair coupling factor: MSYPQILESYSKTSASEKLREHMLLSQGRCEVKGLLGSALSMVLTNAFEAINKPVLFVLNDKEEAAYYLNDLEKMIGEDHVLFYPGSYRRPYQIEKTDNANILLRAEVLNRINSRKKPAVIVTYPDALFEKVVTKKELDRNTLKISVGDQISIDFANEVLFEYAFKRVDFVTEPGEFSVRGGILDVFSFSNDEPYRIEFFGNEIDSIRVFDVETQLSKDQIKKLSIIPNVENKQSSEKRESFLKYLSSKTVVIARNVEMMYGRIDSLFAKAEQAYNELQGEIKQLEPEDIFSKSALLKEQLADFNLVELSGNNADITFKTVPQPSFNKQFELLIENLKQNEADGYKTYLFCSTAQQAKRFKDIFDDMGANVAYETVIMTLYRGFIDHDLRIACYTDHEIFDRYHKFQLKNGYAKKQAITLKELNTLEKGDYVTHIDHGIGKFGGLQKIDVNGKMQEAIKLFYGERDILYVSIHSLHKITRYSAKDGKTPKIYKLGSPAWKKLKAKTKTRVKQIAFDLIKLYAKRRANKGFQYAPDGYLQNELEASFIYEDTPDQSTATQDVKNDMESERPMDRLVCGDVGFGKTEVAIRAAFKAAVNGKQVAVLVPTTILAFQHAKTFKERLADMPVKVDYLNRFRTAKERRGVLEGLADGSIDIVIGTHQLVNKSVKFKDIGLLIIDEEQKFGVAVKDKLKTLKENIDTLTLTATPIPRTLQFSLMAARDLSVIKTAPPNRHPIETQIVRFSEETIRDAISYEISRGGQVFFVHNRIENIKEVAGMIQRSIPDARVGIGHGQMDGKKLEELMLAFMNGEFDVLVSTTIIESGLDVPNANTIFINNANNFGLSDLHQMRGRVGRSNKKAFCYFITPPYDMMTDDARKRMQAIESFSELGSGFNIAMKDLEIRGAGDILGGEQSGFINEIGFDTYQKILSEAIEELKENEFSDLYNTDVINKKHVSDVTIDTDFELLFPDDYINSVTERLALYSKLNDVEDQAGLDVFRKELVDRFGELPDPAEDLLTSIKLKWIASRMGLEKIVMKQGKFVGYFIADQQSKFYQSDTFNYLIQSMSQRGSKMQMKEKQTRSGLRLLLKMEHINSVDKAFQIMNEVLPLEEPAVEQE, from the coding sequence GTGTCCTACCCACAAATTTTAGAATCTTATAGTAAAACAAGTGCTTCCGAAAAACTTCGGGAACATATGTTGCTATCTCAAGGCCGTTGCGAGGTCAAAGGCCTGCTGGGTAGTGCCCTTTCCATGGTTCTGACTAACGCGTTTGAGGCGATCAATAAGCCAGTTCTATTTGTACTCAACGATAAGGAAGAAGCTGCCTACTATTTGAACGATCTGGAAAAAATGATAGGTGAGGACCATGTATTATTTTATCCCGGCAGTTATCGCAGACCTTACCAGATTGAAAAGACAGACAACGCAAATATATTGTTGCGTGCAGAGGTTCTCAATCGTATAAACTCTCGCAAAAAACCTGCAGTAATTGTTACCTATCCAGACGCACTTTTTGAAAAAGTCGTCACCAAAAAAGAACTGGATCGCAATACGCTTAAGATTAGCGTTGGTGATCAGATCTCTATTGATTTTGCAAATGAGGTGCTTTTTGAATACGCCTTCAAAAGAGTTGATTTTGTAACAGAGCCTGGCGAGTTTTCGGTTCGTGGTGGTATTCTGGATGTCTTTTCATTTTCTAATGATGAGCCATATCGCATTGAGTTTTTTGGCAACGAGATTGATTCGATCCGTGTGTTTGATGTGGAGACTCAGCTTTCAAAAGACCAGATCAAAAAGCTGTCTATCATTCCCAATGTTGAGAACAAGCAATCTTCAGAGAAGCGTGAGAGTTTCTTAAAGTATTTGTCATCCAAGACCGTTGTGATCGCGAGGAATGTCGAGATGATGTATGGTAGAATAGATTCGCTTTTCGCGAAAGCGGAACAAGCCTACAACGAATTGCAGGGAGAAATAAAGCAATTGGAACCTGAAGATATTTTTAGCAAGTCGGCGCTCTTAAAAGAACAACTAGCCGATTTCAATCTGGTGGAGCTATCTGGCAATAATGCAGATATTACCTTCAAGACAGTACCACAGCCGTCTTTCAATAAGCAGTTTGAATTGCTGATTGAAAACCTGAAGCAGAATGAAGCTGATGGATACAAGACCTATTTGTTCTGTAGTACGGCACAGCAGGCCAAAAGATTCAAGGATATCTTTGACGATATGGGCGCAAATGTCGCCTATGAAACCGTCATCATGACCTTGTATCGTGGTTTTATTGATCACGACCTACGCATCGCCTGTTATACCGATCATGAGATTTTTGATCGTTACCATAAATTCCAACTGAAGAATGGCTATGCTAAAAAGCAGGCCATCACGCTCAAGGAATTAAATACACTGGAGAAAGGTGATTATGTAACGCACATCGATCATGGAATAGGGAAATTTGGTGGATTACAAAAGATTGATGTGAACGGTAAGATGCAAGAAGCCATCAAGCTGTTTTATGGTGAAAGAGACATTTTATACGTTTCCATTCACTCGCTGCACAAGATCACGCGTTATTCCGCTAAAGATGGGAAAACTCCCAAAATCTATAAACTGGGAAGTCCAGCCTGGAAAAAACTTAAGGCAAAAACCAAAACAAGAGTCAAGCAAATTGCATTTGACCTAATCAAGTTATACGCAAAACGTAGAGCTAATAAAGGGTTTCAATATGCACCAGATGGCTATTTACAGAATGAGTTAGAGGCAAGTTTTATATACGAAGACACGCCAGATCAAAGTACAGCGACGCAGGATGTGAAAAATGACATGGAAAGCGAGCGACCCATGGATCGACTGGTTTGTGGTGATGTAGGATTTGGAAAGACTGAAGTCGCCATTCGTGCCGCGTTCAAAGCGGCCGTAAACGGTAAACAGGTAGCTGTGTTAGTGCCAACAACCATACTGGCATTTCAACACGCCAAAACCTTTAAAGAACGACTGGCAGATATGCCGGTGAAAGTGGATTATTTGAACCGTTTCCGCACGGCTAAAGAACGCCGTGGTGTATTAGAAGGACTTGCAGATGGTTCGATTGATATTGTTATTGGGACGCACCAATTGGTCAACAAGTCTGTAAAGTTCAAGGATATTGGATTGTTGATTATTGATGAGGAACAGAAATTTGGTGTGGCGGTAAAGGACAAACTCAAAACGCTTAAAGAAAATATCGATACATTGACGCTGACGGCGACACCTATACCGCGAACGCTGCAATTCTCGCTCATGGCCGCTCGTGATTTAAGTGTCATAAAAACGGCACCACCCAACAGGCATCCCATAGAAACACAAATCGTTCGCTTTTCTGAAGAGACTATTAGGGATGCGATTAGCTATGAGATCTCACGTGGTGGTCAGGTATTTTTTGTCCACAATCGCATTGAAAACATTAAAGAAGTTGCTGGGATGATCCAGCGATCCATTCCTGATGCGCGTGTTGGAATAGGTCACGGACAGATGGATGGTAAGAAGCTTGAAGAATTGATGCTTGCCTTTATGAATGGAGAGTTTGATGTTTTAGTGAGTACGACTATTATAGAAAGTGGACTCGATGTTCCCAATGCCAATACCATTTTCATTAATAACGCCAATAATTTTGGTCTATCAGACTTGCACCAGATGCGTGGTCGGGTAGGACGTAGCAATAAAAAGGCGTTTTGTTATTTCATCACGCCACCCTACGATATGATGACGGACGATGCTAGAAAGAGAATGCAGGCCATCGAGAGTTTTTCTGAATTGGGTAGCGGTTTCAACATTGCCATGAAGGATCTGGAGATACGTGGTGCCGGAGATATTCTAGGTGGCGAGCAAAGCGGATTCATCAACGAGATAGGTTTTGATACGTACCAAAAAATCCTGAGCGAGGCCATAGAAGAGCTCAAGGAAAATGAGTTTTCTGACCTTTATAATACAGACGTGATCAATAAGAAACACGTGAGTGATGTGACCATCGATACCGATTTTGAATTGTTATTCCCTGATGACTATATCAATAGCGTTACAGAGCGATTGGCATTGTATTCTAAACTCAACGATGTGGAAGATCAAGCAGGACTCGATGTGTTTAGAAAGGAGCTGGTAGACCGTTTTGGCGAGCTGCCTGATCCGGCAGAAGATCTATTGACCAGTATCAAGCTCAAATGGATCGCAAGCCGCATGGGTCTTGAGAAAATCGTCATGAAGCAAGGGAAATTTGTCGGTTATTTTATTGCAGATCAACAAAGCAAATTCTACCAAAGCGATACGTTCAATTATTTGATCCAATCCATGAGCCAGCGCGGTAGTAAGATGCAGATGAAAGAAAAACAAACCCGATCTGGTTTGAGGTTGCTCCTTAAAATGGAACATATCAATAGTGTTGATAAAGCTTTCCAGATCATGAACGAAGTCCTACCGCTAGAGGAACCTGCTGTGGAGCAGGAATAG
- a CDS encoding dihydrolipoyl dehydrogenase family protein yields MEKYDVFVLGTGTAGKLVANRCKDAGLKVGIIDNREYGGTCSQRGCDPKKLLLASSEAVDFARNMKGDGFEGDANINWRDAYNYIRRYTQNIPDNTEKSLKKNNIDCYHGDGKFIDEKTFTFDDTTITADIFVIATGMQPRPLSIPGADHMLTSEDFFKMKDLPEKMVFAGGGYIGMEFSHMMARAGVKVTVIEQSNQILSPFEKYVADYLMEDSIKLGIDIKLDSTLSSVEKNGDRFVVHYGHEGSVHQVTTDMVYNTTGRVPSTKTLDLDKAGVVTDGGSVVVNDCLQSTTNKRFYACGDVSSMNLPLTPLSGLEANIAAKNITEGKHPMVPIDIPSVAFTIPQVASIGLTEEQATEQNKKFKVLKDDASGWFNTRRMNAGAYAYKVIIEEETGMVLGAHIVSHEAGETINLFSVAMNHNITFQHLQQTIFTYPSWANDLKSF; encoded by the coding sequence ATGGAGAAATATGATGTTTTTGTTTTGGGAACCGGAACTGCTGGAAAATTGGTTGCCAATAGATGTAAGGATGCAGGTTTGAAAGTTGGAATCATAGATAATAGAGAATATGGAGGCACCTGTTCCCAACGTGGATGTGACCCCAAGAAACTACTGCTTGCCAGTAGCGAGGCCGTGGATTTTGCCAGAAATATGAAAGGTGATGGTTTTGAAGGCGATGCAAATATCAATTGGAGAGATGCCTACAATTATATAAGACGATACACTCAGAACATTCCAGACAATACAGAAAAAAGTCTGAAGAAGAATAACATCGACTGTTATCATGGAGATGGAAAATTCATCGATGAAAAGACGTTTACGTTTGATGACACCACAATCACGGCAGACATTTTTGTAATTGCAACAGGTATGCAGCCTAGACCATTGTCTATTCCAGGAGCAGATCACATGCTTACTAGCGAGGACTTTTTCAAAATGAAGGATCTACCAGAAAAAATGGTGTTTGCCGGCGGCGGCTACATAGGGATGGAATTTAGCCATATGATGGCTCGGGCAGGAGTCAAGGTCACCGTGATTGAACAGAGCAACCAAATCTTATCACCATTTGAAAAGTACGTTGCTGACTATTTGATGGAAGATTCCATCAAGCTAGGAATTGATATAAAATTAGACTCTACCTTATCCTCTGTAGAGAAAAATGGAGATCGATTTGTGGTTCATTATGGTCATGAAGGTTCCGTTCATCAAGTCACAACTGATATGGTGTACAATACCACTGGCCGTGTTCCATCCACTAAAACGTTGGATCTTGACAAGGCTGGCGTCGTTACAGATGGCGGTAGTGTCGTAGTGAACGATTGTTTACAAAGTACCACAAACAAAAGGTTCTACGCTTGCGGTGATGTTTCCAGCATGAATTTACCACTAACACCATTAAGTGGACTAGAAGCAAACATTGCAGCAAAAAATATAACTGAAGGTAAACACCCGATGGTTCCCATTGATATTCCCAGTGTGGCATTCACCATTCCACAGGTGGCCAGCATAGGTTTAACTGAAGAACAGGCTACAGAACAAAACAAAAAGTTCAAGGTCTTAAAGGATGACGCCAGTGGCTGGTTCAACACTAGACGTATGAACGCGGGTGCCTATGCCTATAAAGTCATAATCGAAGAAGAAACAGGAATGGTATTAGGCGCTCATATCGTCTCTCATGAGGCTGGAGAAACCATCAATCTATTTTCTGTAGCGATGAATCATAACATCACATTCCAGCATTTACAGCAAACGATTTTTACCTATCCCAGCTGGGCAAATGACCTTAAAAGTTTTTAG
- the pdeM gene encoding ligase-associated DNA damage response endonuclease PdeM, protein MSLKVKLHNQTFYLHATGACYWEEQDVVLLADVHLGKSAHFRKHGMAVPSQADDFEYDKLNAVIADFEPSRLWFLGDLFHSYKNAEWHFFEQWSRMQTVEISLVMGNHDLISSNYFNMLGIKTIQHIQMGDVLLTHHPLEKDGIFNIAGHIHPSVKLTGVGRQRLKMPCFFCTDYGMILPAFGDFTGTYAMKPQKGNRIFVCVENEVLELS, encoded by the coding sequence TTGAGTCTTAAAGTAAAACTTCACAACCAGACATTTTATTTACATGCCACTGGCGCCTGCTATTGGGAAGAACAAGACGTCGTTCTCCTAGCAGATGTTCACCTTGGTAAAAGTGCCCATTTTAGAAAGCATGGAATGGCGGTTCCTTCTCAGGCAGATGATTTTGAGTACGATAAACTCAATGCGGTTATTGCAGATTTTGAGCCGTCGAGGCTTTGGTTCTTGGGAGATTTATTTCATTCCTATAAAAATGCCGAGTGGCATTTCTTTGAACAGTGGTCGCGCATGCAAACCGTAGAAATATCATTGGTAATGGGCAACCATGACCTTATTTCCAGCAACTATTTCAATATGCTGGGAATAAAAACGATACAGCACATACAGATGGGTGATGTCCTATTAACGCATCATCCTTTAGAGAAAGACGGGATTTTCAATATTGCGGGACATATCCATCCATCAGTTAAATTGACGGGTGTAGGTAGGCAACGTTTGAAAATGCCCTGCTTCTTTTGTACGGATTATGGGATGATCTTACCAGCTTTTGGCGATTTCACGGGAACATATGCGATGAAGCCACAAAAAGGCAACCGTATATTTGTTTGTGTTGAGAATGAGGTACTAGAGTTATCCTAA
- a CDS encoding TonB-dependent receptor plug domain-containing protein — translation MRKFTLLILFCLGTFFTLTAQQIQVLDAVSGEPVASVAIYNKDKQKSVITDFDGKASLEKFGNTERIYFQSFAFNTIKTTRQQVIAGGSIVKLKPNSEAMNPVVLSVSKFQQRQQDIPQSIVSTSKKEILFQNPQTSADLLQQTGQVYVQKSQQGGGSPLIRGFSTNRLLLTVDGVRMNTAIFRGGNLQNIISIDPLSVERTEVILGPGSVVYGSDAIGGVMNFFTLSPQFSDEGESFNGNSILRYSTANNEKTGHVDFNYGTTNFASTTSISINSFDDLKMGSHGPDDYLREQYAARRNGEDVVLQNDDPEVQVPTGFDQINLLQKFSYKPSMNWKFDLGLIYTATSDYSRYDALDRFRESGNPRNSEWHYGPQKWLMLNAKAQHRGNGKWYDKVIITQAFQRFDESRNVRDFQSPDLFENDEQVDAWSTAIDFERRNREDNILFYGAEYVHNKVKSTGSIFDIETGEREDAATRYPDGSTWQSLAAYISYQWKVASNFTIQSGARYNHIWLDATFDNTFFNFPFETATVNTGALTGGLGATYLPDPTLELRANLSTAFRAPNIDDIGKIFDPSPETVIVPNPDIESEYSYNAEVGFKKRITSDLTIDVAGYYTILNDALVARDFTLNGEDMIVYQGELSQVQAIQNAETSKVYGVEIGLDYKISDRFKLYGHYTWLDGKQEEEDGSEVAVRHVAPAFGDAHLVYNQGKLKLDAFTLFNGQFDFDELAPEQQDRDYLYAIDENGNPFSPSWYTINLRSQYQFTDSLSGIATLENITDQRYRTYSSGIAAAGRNLILALNYSF, via the coding sequence GTGAGAAAATTTACCTTACTCATTTTATTTTGTCTTGGAACCTTTTTTACTCTTACTGCACAACAAATTCAAGTGTTGGATGCTGTTTCTGGTGAGCCTGTAGCAAGTGTTGCGATCTACAATAAGGATAAGCAAAAATCTGTGATCACTGACTTTGACGGTAAAGCCAGTCTTGAAAAGTTTGGTAATACAGAGCGTATTTATTTCCAAAGCTTTGCATTTAATACAATCAAAACCACCAGGCAACAAGTTATTGCTGGAGGTTCAATAGTAAAATTAAAGCCTAATTCAGAGGCGATGAATCCAGTCGTGCTTTCTGTTTCTAAATTCCAGCAACGGCAACAGGATATTCCGCAATCAATTGTCAGCACCAGTAAAAAGGAAATTCTATTTCAAAATCCGCAGACCAGTGCAGACTTACTGCAACAGACCGGTCAAGTGTATGTTCAAAAATCTCAGCAAGGTGGCGGCAGTCCACTGATTAGGGGTTTTTCAACAAATAGGTTGCTGCTTACTGTTGATGGAGTACGTATGAACACGGCCATTTTTCGTGGAGGTAATCTTCAGAATATTATTTCCATTGATCCGCTTAGTGTGGAGCGTACTGAGGTCATTCTAGGTCCTGGTAGCGTCGTTTATGGTAGTGATGCGATAGGTGGAGTAATGAATTTTTTCACGTTATCACCACAATTTTCTGATGAAGGTGAAAGCTTTAATGGAAACAGCATTCTGCGTTATTCAACCGCCAATAATGAAAAAACGGGTCACGTAGATTTCAATTATGGGACCACCAATTTTGCAAGTACGACCAGTATAAGCATCAATTCTTTTGACGATTTAAAAATGGGTTCTCACGGGCCTGATGATTATTTGCGAGAACAATATGCCGCGAGACGCAATGGTGAGGACGTCGTATTGCAAAATGATGATCCAGAAGTACAGGTGCCTACCGGTTTTGACCAGATCAATCTGCTTCAAAAATTCAGCTATAAACCCAGCATGAATTGGAAGTTTGACCTAGGCTTGATTTATACGGCAACTTCAGATTACAGTCGTTATGATGCTTTAGATCGCTTTCGCGAAAGCGGAAACCCAAGAAATTCTGAGTGGCATTACGGGCCGCAGAAGTGGTTGATGCTCAATGCCAAAGCGCAACATCGTGGTAATGGAAAGTGGTACGATAAGGTAATTATCACACAAGCGTTCCAGCGATTTGATGAAAGCCGTAATGTGCGGGATTTTCAATCACCAGATTTGTTTGAGAATGATGAACAGGTAGATGCGTGGAGTACGGCGATTGATTTTGAACGTCGTAATCGTGAGGATAATATCTTATTCTATGGCGCAGAATATGTTCACAATAAGGTGAAGTCCACAGGCAGTATTTTTGATATTGAAACTGGTGAGCGTGAAGATGCTGCCACGAGATATCCTGATGGTTCTACATGGCAGTCGCTTGCAGCATATATAAGCTATCAATGGAAGGTTGCCTCCAACTTTACCATTCAGTCCGGAGCCAGATACAACCACATTTGGTTGGATGCCACATTCGACAATACCTTTTTCAATTTTCCTTTTGAAACTGCCACAGTAAATACTGGAGCACTTACTGGAGGATTGGGCGCAACGTATTTACCAGATCCAACGCTGGAATTGCGAGCCAATTTAAGTACGGCTTTTAGAGCTCCCAATATTGATGACATCGGGAAGATTTTTGATCCTAGTCCAGAAACAGTAATTGTTCCCAATCCTGATATCGAGTCTGAATATTCCTATAATGCCGAAGTTGGTTTCAAGAAAAGAATTACAAGCGACCTTACCATAGATGTCGCTGGCTATTATACTATTCTCAACGATGCATTAGTGGCTAGGGATTTTACACTCAATGGTGAAGATATGATCGTATATCAAGGTGAATTGAGTCAAGTACAAGCTATTCAAAATGCTGAAACCTCTAAGGTTTATGGTGTTGAAATAGGTCTGGATTATAAAATATCTGATCGTTTCAAACTCTATGGACATTACACTTGGTTAGATGGGAAGCAGGAAGAAGAAGATGGCAGTGAGGTTGCTGTAAGGCATGTGGCACCAGCATTTGGTGATGCTCATTTAGTTTATAATCAAGGTAAGTTGAAGCTGGATGCGTTTACTTTATTTAATGGCCAATTTGATTTTGATGAGCTGGCTCCAGAGCAACAGGATCGTGACTATTTATATGCAATTGATGAAAACGGAAATCCGTTTTCTCCATCATGGTATACGATTAACTTGAGGTCTCAATATCAATTTACAGACAGCCTAAGTGGTATCGCCACTCTTGAAAATATAACCGACCAGCGTTATAGAACTTATTCTTCAGGTATCGCTGCTGCAGGCCGCAATTTGATACTGGCACTCAATTATTCATTTTAA